The sequence tataatatatatattttttaaaataaaattatagcaGCCATAACAACACCGGCGGCGGCGGCATTAACCATTCCAGCTCGTGCAGGAACGGGTTCAGCAGCGTTTGATGAGCTTGATGAACTGCTTTGGCTGGCGCTTGGTGAGGCACCGCTTGCTGATGCGCCTCCTGAAGGTGAAACCGTTTTCGAGACTGTACCGCTTACAGAAAAAACAGAACTAACGACTGTTGTTGGACTAGGAACCACCGAAAGGGATGTAGAACTTACTGTAACAGGTGCTTTTAAGATtgaagataaataattagtacatatatattaaaggAAGGGATTGTAAGGAACTTAACTTACGTGATACGAAGCTGGTACTTTCAACTGGAATAGTAGTAGTAGAGGTAGTTGGAACAGGAACAGTTGTTGGAGCCACATCTACACTGGTAACTGTTGAAGGTGCACCTGCATCTGGCGCTCCTTGAGATTCAATATATCTTGGTAAACAAGAAATGATGAATAAGACGATGAAGAATAAAGtaattgatttcatttttgcgattgattataaattaattgaaaaaggtatctgatattattttagattatttagattatggtaattattgaaataaaaacttgattttgaaaaaaaaaagaaaaaaaaatttaacctctttttataagaaactgtgaattaaatttataagatggaaaaataaattatatcattatgatgAACTTGGCGTTTCTTTTCAAATCTTTATaacttccatttttttttcttgtgaaTAATAATCACAATACGATAGAGTACAAAGATTATTTTTGCAATTGcttggaaaaaatttaattataaatcattatttatttaattatcttgTGTTCGGTCTGTTATAGATTAGTCTTTGGGGCAATgtataaagtaatattaatagatGATGTAATAATGACCAATTAATTAGATCAACTTATACGT is a genomic window of Rhizophagus irregularis chromosome 7, complete sequence containing:
- a CDS encoding uncharacterized protein (SECRETED:cutsite_IES-QG; SECRETED:prob_0.5802); SECRETED:SignalP(1-23), which produces MKSITLFFIVLFIISCLPRYIESQGAPDAGAPSTVTSVDVAPTTVPVPTTSTTTIPVESTSFVSPPVTVSSTSLSVVPSPTTVVSSVFSVSGTVSKTVSPSGGASASGASPSASQSSSSSSSNAAEPVPARAGMVNAAAAGVVMAAIILF